The Yoonia sp. SS1-5 genome contains a region encoding:
- a CDS encoding DUF6638 family protein, whose product MHRLIEKGLMFGNLIRVDAPVLVERYNRALQHLSGRKTALDAFHIDISGYSPEIGDELDDALYLNHQGVNRQFILLTTEQSSAPLLNAKFSTSRGILKQFIEENRAQLFALTAQDAVAGEIVNSVYLADTPARLFDIRKLQIEADTTSGTVAMADALGGMIDRFKTEPDAWHDDVLIAQMIGMAKKTGDVVRNPVRLKQMEFSQDNFWTDHFGGMYVFRGVEHPAAILAGGKDGVGELPIPYVFDFDDRSAIAKFLELNDLVEPIIAARGVDSSAILRQKMDFLVVSVAAKMGEDLAGASRRDLRRLGRQYARDLPEEWKGLAALVRWADEDGPWPKITSEHPAYFYTLRAKPRADSDLVNMLLAELAPLDIRQLFICHKEVFYRAYASWPEEKKAYVAAFLEREYQVDKAGTRAALFGAEDDMAEPAPAAPKPDLITRVGPWGAVTGRR is encoded by the coding sequence ATGCACCGCCTGATCGAAAAAGGACTGATGTTTGGAAACTTGATCCGGGTGGATGCGCCGGTGCTGGTCGAACGCTACAATCGTGCGCTACAGCATCTGTCGGGGCGCAAGACAGCGCTGGATGCCTTTCACATCGACATTTCCGGCTATAGCCCCGAGATCGGTGATGAGTTGGATGATGCGTTGTATCTGAACCATCAGGGCGTCAACCGGCAATTCATTCTTTTGACGACAGAGCAGAGTAGCGCCCCGCTGCTGAATGCGAAATTCTCAACCTCTCGCGGGATCCTCAAGCAATTCATCGAAGAAAACCGGGCCCAGCTTTTTGCGCTGACGGCCCAGGATGCGGTGGCCGGAGAGATCGTCAATTCGGTTTACCTGGCCGACACCCCCGCGCGCCTGTTTGATATCCGCAAATTGCAGATTGAGGCCGATACGACTTCTGGCACGGTGGCCATGGCCGACGCATTGGGCGGGATGATTGATCGTTTCAAAACCGAGCCTGACGCCTGGCATGACGATGTGTTGATTGCACAGATGATCGGCATGGCCAAAAAAACAGGTGATGTGGTGCGCAACCCCGTCAGGCTCAAGCAGATGGAATTCAGTCAGGACAATTTCTGGACGGATCACTTTGGCGGCATGTATGTCTTTCGCGGTGTCGAGCATCCGGCGGCCATTTTGGCCGGTGGTAAGGATGGCGTCGGGGAGTTGCCGATCCCTTATGTCTTTGACTTTGACGATAGGTCAGCCATCGCAAAATTTCTGGAACTGAATGATCTGGTCGAGCCGATCATCGCAGCCCGCGGTGTCGATTCCAGTGCAATATTGCGCCAGAAGATGGATTTTCTGGTCGTGTCTGTTGCCGCAAAAATGGGTGAGGACCTGGCCGGCGCAAGCCGCCGGGATTTGCGTCGGCTGGGTCGTCAATATGCGCGCGATCTGCCCGAGGAATGGAAAGGATTGGCCGCATTGGTGCGCTGGGCGGACGAAGATGGCCCATGGCCCAAAATCACGTCCGAGCATCCGGCCTATTTCTATACGTTACGGGCCAAGCCACGGGCGGATTCTGATTTGGTCAACATGTTGCTTGCGGAGTTGGCGCCGCTTGATATCCGGCAGCTCTTTATCTGTCACAAGGAGGTATTCTACCGGGCCTACGCAAGCTGGCCCGAAGAGAAGAAGGCCTATGTGGCGGCGTTTCTGGAACGCGAATATCAAGTCGACAAGGCGGGGACCCGCGCGGCCCTTTTCGGGGCCGAGGATGACATGGCAGAACCTGCCCCAGCGGCGCCAAAGCCGGATTTGATCACACGCGTTGGCCCGTGGGGCGCAGTGACAGGGAGGCGTTGA
- a CDS encoding ATP-binding protein has protein sequence MSQTSDQMELREDDIRKHYIPAAEMLMQLDHTPRIAKARLSLQTPEKSPDVVATRRRFRSTTPGLLSRTTAPAGGVRLLDRIAETDDDDPLTSPAQAAVAHALRRALSIALTVADAYADQTPLTELKRINLEGRLPDARAAEFTEYLAAEALVALYTFANAASYLLAAHSTEASVEVGAVDEVLTDNAPLALHGAIWELDQKLGEFAKDEPTLIATMLAYAEQLMDKVALRASTAGRLESFNTASWRVEADDFTINGFSPARKAKGSSLTMTFKKPNEVVGNHIAKYQAMKLAKMVMAYDFDRKLNPFAELGGFIFTFMGDGKPGTGKTTLIQMMAGLINEYCQTAGYPFRYQNLSTDNIDSYQGKSGQNAKAFIRNVLDPGVIGFGTIDDIDQLAGKRGDRQSSAGQLEITAVLMESFAGANTVVRGNCTFGMFSNYPENVDDALRQRAGARFLVDGPQTREDYIDILYLLMGKNHDIPVGAHDVFSAQEIKKAVAASFESHARPHEDGLLKVFDQVHAQVGDLDTIAKLGTYLKGIQEADERFTGRAIKNITDAVKVRAMDFELPDEWMEEPDLFLFKDYDTKKGMISELRQPITVDMVIQEINRYADSEFRYADKSDEVAIDAMVRDFGRQEIAKKRYLESKT, from the coding sequence ATGAGCCAGACAAGCGATCAGATGGAACTGCGCGAGGATGATATCCGCAAGCATTATATTCCGGCGGCAGAGATGTTGATGCAGTTGGACCATACGCCACGCATCGCCAAGGCCCGCCTGTCATTGCAGACGCCGGAAAAGTCCCCGGATGTCGTGGCAACCCGCCGTCGCTTTCGGTCAACAACCCCTGGCCTTTTGTCCCGGACCACTGCCCCGGCAGGCGGCGTGCGCCTGCTGGACCGCATTGCCGAGACGGACGATGATGATCCGCTGACATCCCCCGCACAGGCCGCGGTTGCGCATGCCTTGCGCCGCGCGTTGTCGATTGCCCTGACGGTTGCGGATGCTTATGCCGACCAGACGCCGCTGACCGAATTGAAGCGCATCAACCTGGAAGGCCGTTTGCCCGATGCCCGCGCGGCGGAGTTTACCGAATATCTGGCTGCCGAGGCGCTTGTGGCCTTGTACACATTCGCAAATGCCGCGTCTTACCTGCTGGCCGCACATTCAACCGAGGCCAGCGTCGAGGTTGGCGCCGTTGATGAGGTGTTGACCGATAACGCCCCACTGGCCCTGCATGGCGCGATCTGGGAACTTGATCAGAAGCTGGGTGAATTTGCCAAGGATGAACCGACCCTGATTGCCACGATGCTGGCCTATGCCGAGCAGTTGATGGACAAGGTGGCCTTGCGCGCAAGCACCGCAGGCCGGCTGGAAAGTTTCAACACCGCAAGCTGGCGGGTCGAGGCGGATGATTTCACCATCAACGGGTTCTCGCCCGCCCGGAAGGCCAAAGGGTCTAGCCTGACGATGACCTTCAAGAAGCCCAATGAGGTCGTTGGCAACCATATTGCAAAATATCAGGCGATGAAGCTGGCCAAGATGGTCATGGCCTATGATTTTGACCGCAAGCTGAACCCTTTCGCAGAGCTTGGAGGTTTCATCTTTACGTTCATGGGGGATGGCAAACCGGGGACCGGGAAAACCACACTGATCCAGATGATGGCCGGCCTGATCAATGAGTATTGCCAGACCGCCGGCTATCCGTTCCGCTATCAAAACCTGAGTACCGACAATATCGACAGCTATCAGGGCAAGTCTGGCCAGAACGCCAAGGCCTTTATCCGCAACGTGCTAGATCCCGGTGTCATCGGCTTTGGCACGATTGATGATATCGACCAATTGGCGGGCAAGCGCGGGGATCGCCAGTCATCGGCTGGCCAGCTGGAGATCACAGCCGTTTTGATGGAAAGCTTTGCCGGGGCCAATACGGTTGTGCGCGGCAATTGCACATTCGGCATGTTTTCGAACTACCCGGAGAATGTGGATGACGCATTGCGCCAGCGGGCCGGCGCCCGGTTTTTGGTTGATGGCCCGCAGACCCGCGAGGATTACATCGACATTCTATATCTGTTGATGGGCAAGAACCACGATATCCCGGTTGGCGCGCATGACGTCTTTAGCGCACAGGAAATCAAAAAGGCTGTCGCCGCATCCTTTGAAAGCCACGCCCGCCCTCATGAGGACGGGTTGCTGAAGGTATTTGATCAGGTCCATGCGCAGGTGGGTGATCTGGACACGATTGCTAAGCTGGGCACCTATTTGAAAGGGATACAGGAGGCGGATGAACGCTTTACCGGTCGGGCGATCAAGAACATCACCGATGCGGTGAAGGTCCGCGCGATGGATTTTGAACTGCCCGATGAATGGATGGAAGAGCCCGACCTGTTCCTGTTCAAGGATTATGACACCAAAAAGGGTATGATTTCCGAACTGCGCCAGCCGATCACGGTGGACATGGTCATCCAAGAGATCAACCGCTACGCCGACAGTGAATTCCGCTATGCCGATAAGTCCGACGAAGTTGCCATTGATGCTATGGTGCGTGACTTTGGCCGCCAGGAGATCGCCAAGAAACGGTATCTTGAGAGCAAGACATGA